In the Kribbella sp. NBC_00482 genome, one interval contains:
- a CDS encoding phage tail sheath family protein, protein MVDYATAAPGIHVEEITPAGPIEGAGTSVAALIGTTATLPTGDALGKPVPVTSWNAYKDRLGEYKSGQNLPYAVRGFFDNGGTFAYVVPIKDMGGLDGALEQLSRLPDVGLVCVPGLVDPALQKDKVIKHCEDLGDRFAILDGIQDKDPLKPGGPLLTQRAGLLSPNGFGALYWPWIMIRDPAGAAGDTIAIPPSGHLAGVMARCDSTIGVHKAPANEQVRGAVGLDFTLNDTEQGALNQQNINALRVFPGGPPLVWGARTLSADVPWRFVNVRRLVSYVEDSLVAGLRWAVFQPNTPGLWKSLQRSITEFLTRVWEAGGLFGQSAKEAFYVTIDESLNPAPVRDRGEVIVEIGLAVTRPAEHIVLRIGLWDGGAKVSEG, encoded by the coding sequence ATGGTCGACTACGCGACAGCAGCGCCCGGGATCCATGTGGAGGAGATCACCCCCGCGGGCCCGATCGAAGGAGCGGGGACGAGCGTGGCGGCGCTGATCGGCACGACGGCGACGCTGCCGACCGGTGACGCGCTCGGGAAGCCGGTGCCGGTGACCAGCTGGAACGCGTACAAGGACAGGCTCGGCGAGTACAAGTCCGGGCAGAACCTCCCGTACGCCGTCCGCGGGTTCTTCGACAACGGGGGAACGTTCGCGTACGTGGTGCCGATCAAGGACATGGGCGGCCTGGACGGTGCACTCGAGCAGCTCAGCCGGTTGCCCGACGTCGGCCTGGTCTGCGTGCCGGGGCTGGTGGACCCGGCGCTGCAGAAGGACAAGGTGATCAAGCACTGCGAGGATCTGGGCGACCGGTTCGCGATCCTGGACGGCATCCAGGACAAGGACCCGCTCAAGCCCGGTGGCCCGCTGCTCACCCAACGGGCCGGACTACTCTCCCCGAACGGGTTCGGCGCGCTCTACTGGCCGTGGATCATGATCCGCGACCCCGCCGGGGCAGCGGGCGACACGATCGCGATACCGCCGTCGGGTCACCTGGCCGGGGTGATGGCCCGCTGCGACAGCACGATCGGCGTGCACAAGGCACCGGCGAACGAGCAGGTACGCGGCGCCGTCGGCCTGGACTTCACGCTGAACGACACCGAGCAGGGGGCCCTGAACCAGCAGAACATCAACGCACTGCGGGTCTTCCCCGGCGGGCCGCCGCTGGTGTGGGGTGCGCGGACGCTCTCCGCCGACGTGCCCTGGCGCTTCGTCAACGTCCGGCGGCTGGTGTCGTACGTCGAGGACTCGCTGGTGGCCGGGTTGCGCTGGGCCGTGTTCCAGCCGAACACCCCGGGACTGTGGAAGAGCCTGCAGCGATCGATCACCGAGTTTCTGACCCGCGTGTGGGAGGCCGGTGGGCTGTTCGGTCAATCCGCCAAAGAGGCCTTCTACGTGACCATCGACGAGTCTCTGAACCCGGCGCCGGTTCGTGACCGCGGCGAGGTGATCGTCGAGATCGGCCTGGCCG
- a CDS encoding Pvc16 family protein, with translation MFQDLDETLKALLDDAAAPAELRAADVSFDTPDKDYRPAEATVNLFLHEVTENRSLRDEARVLGRVADGYTSRLPSLRVDCTYLATAWSAQSGGLKAAEEHRLLGLALQWLSRFPVVAERFLRGALKTPPQPYPLPTTVAQVQENRSTGDFWTALGIAPRPAFPVTVTVTVEPYDEVEELPAVQKVHLRSGLVDDPLFRGVVFDKSLVPVAAATVSVDGTGAQATSGPDGEFAVPGLEFGSYTLTVRASGRPDEQVAVTFAADHQTQTVVLSGA, from the coding sequence GTGTTCCAGGACCTCGACGAGACGCTGAAGGCATTGCTGGACGACGCCGCGGCGCCGGCCGAGCTCCGGGCCGCGGACGTGAGTTTCGATACCCCGGACAAGGACTACAGGCCGGCTGAGGCAACGGTGAACCTGTTCCTGCACGAGGTGACGGAGAACCGGAGCCTCCGCGACGAGGCGCGCGTGCTGGGCAGGGTGGCCGATGGCTACACCTCGCGGCTCCCGTCGCTGCGGGTCGACTGCACCTATCTGGCCACGGCGTGGTCCGCGCAGAGCGGCGGTCTCAAGGCGGCCGAAGAGCATCGGCTTCTGGGCCTCGCCCTGCAGTGGCTCAGCCGGTTCCCGGTGGTGGCGGAGCGGTTCCTGCGCGGCGCGCTGAAGACTCCGCCGCAGCCCTACCCGTTGCCCACGACGGTGGCGCAGGTCCAGGAGAACAGGTCGACCGGCGACTTCTGGACAGCCCTCGGCATCGCGCCCCGGCCGGCGTTCCCGGTCACGGTGACGGTGACCGTCGAGCCGTACGACGAGGTCGAGGAGCTCCCCGCGGTCCAGAAGGTGCACCTGCGCAGCGGCCTGGTCGACGACCCGCTGTTCCGCGGCGTGGTGTTCGACAAGTCGCTCGTACCGGTCGCGGCCGCCACGGTCTCCGTCGACGGCACCGGCGCCCAGGCGACCTCCGGTCCGGACGGGGAGTTCGCCGTACCGGGACTCGAGTTCGGGTCGTACACGCTGACAGTGCGGGCGAGCGGGCGGCCCGACGAACAAGTCGCCGTGACGTTCGCGGCCGACCATCAGACGCAGACGGTGGTCCTCTCGGGGGCCTAG
- a CDS encoding AAA family ATPase: MSDAALSLLAPTELPPGTADSAANWRQPFQRLDTLLAAAVAEARQRFGAEAGHDSFRGLYVTDENAAAALRHPPGEPLRRHQEAGPDRALEPTWSDLAADHGGWAWLRRTYHLTDAELDVVLIALAPEIDLRYERVYGYLQDDVSRRRATVNLTLDLISTSPDEKLNQRSLFAADAPLLRSKILRLVGEERVQSPLLANAVVLDEQITQILLAVRGLDRQLADYCLLTTPRPGAWNETALPPATRRTVVDAARAAQGRYPLRIQLHGPVGSGRRAAAVALAGELQVPILILRAPHLPSGDEEAATVVARSFREAMLQEAMLFVEGVDALSLGSRVRAALIDGLAEHGGITVLADTQPWTADGSPPLGVLDVALGRADLPTRRTAWARELEQAGVAPSTELAETLAGRFAFGPARIAEAVASAVSAAGPSGDPTAGEVFAAARRQTSQRLSTLARRIEPASSWADVVLPPDTTLQLEELCARVGLRSTVLNEWGFDQKLLRGKGTSALFTGPPGTGKTTAAEVVAGELGLDLFSIDLSAVISKYIGETEKNLEKIFTAAADADAILMFDEADALFGKRSEVHDAHDRYANVETSYLLQRMEQYEGIAILATNLRQNLDEAFTRRLQFIVEFPFPDEELREGIWRVCFPAAAPLAGQLDFAGLARDFRLSGANIRNAALHAAFLAAGRGEPIGMPHLRQAIHREFQKLGRVRPDLAVDQGW; this comes from the coding sequence ATGTCTGACGCTGCGTTGTCCTTGCTCGCCCCAACCGAACTGCCGCCAGGTACAGCCGATTCCGCGGCGAATTGGCGGCAACCCTTTCAGCGCCTCGACACCCTGCTGGCCGCGGCGGTGGCCGAGGCGCGGCAGAGGTTCGGTGCCGAGGCGGGGCACGACTCGTTCCGGGGGCTCTACGTAACAGACGAGAACGCTGCAGCGGCCCTCCGCCATCCGCCGGGGGAGCCGTTGCGCAGGCACCAAGAGGCTGGACCGGACCGCGCGCTCGAACCGACCTGGTCGGACCTGGCCGCGGATCACGGCGGATGGGCCTGGCTACGGCGTACGTATCACCTGACCGACGCCGAGCTCGATGTCGTGCTGATAGCGCTGGCTCCCGAGATCGATCTTCGCTACGAACGGGTCTACGGCTACCTTCAGGACGACGTCAGCCGCCGCCGCGCAACCGTGAATCTGACCCTCGACCTCATCAGCACGTCGCCGGACGAGAAGCTGAACCAGCGGTCTTTGTTCGCGGCCGACGCCCCGCTGCTGCGGAGCAAGATCCTCCGACTGGTCGGCGAGGAGCGGGTGCAGTCACCGCTTCTGGCGAATGCTGTTGTCCTCGACGAGCAGATCACGCAGATCCTGCTGGCCGTGCGCGGGCTCGACAGACAGCTGGCTGACTATTGCCTGCTCACTACCCCGCGCCCGGGCGCCTGGAACGAGACAGCGCTCCCGCCGGCCACCCGGCGTACGGTTGTTGACGCGGCCCGTGCCGCGCAGGGCCGTTACCCGCTGCGAATCCAGCTGCACGGGCCGGTCGGCTCCGGCCGTCGGGCCGCGGCGGTGGCATTGGCAGGGGAGCTGCAAGTCCCCATCCTCATACTGCGAGCGCCTCACCTGCCGTCCGGAGACGAGGAGGCGGCAACTGTCGTCGCTCGTTCCTTCCGCGAGGCGATGCTGCAGGAGGCGATGCTGTTCGTCGAGGGCGTGGATGCGCTGTCACTCGGATCGCGCGTGCGGGCGGCCTTGATCGATGGCTTGGCGGAGCATGGCGGCATCACGGTGCTGGCCGACACTCAGCCATGGACGGCGGACGGTAGCCCGCCACTCGGTGTCCTGGATGTTGCCCTTGGGCGCGCGGATCTGCCAACTCGGCGTACCGCGTGGGCGCGGGAACTCGAGCAGGCCGGGGTGGCACCGTCGACCGAACTGGCGGAGACGCTCGCCGGTCGGTTCGCGTTCGGGCCTGCGCGGATCGCCGAGGCCGTCGCGAGTGCCGTCAGTGCCGCAGGTCCATCCGGCGACCCGACCGCGGGCGAGGTGTTCGCGGCCGCGCGGCGCCAGACCAGTCAGCGGCTGTCGACCCTGGCGCGCCGGATCGAGCCAGCCTCCTCATGGGCCGACGTCGTCCTGCCGCCTGACACCACCTTGCAGCTGGAAGAGCTGTGTGCCCGGGTCGGGCTGCGGTCGACGGTCCTGAACGAGTGGGGGTTCGATCAGAAACTCTTGCGTGGAAAGGGAACCAGCGCGCTGTTCACCGGGCCGCCGGGTACCGGCAAGACCACCGCAGCCGAGGTCGTGGCCGGGGAGCTCGGCTTGGACCTGTTCTCGATCGATCTGTCCGCGGTGATCAGCAAGTACATCGGTGAGACCGAGAAGAACCTGGAGAAGATCTTCACGGCCGCCGCCGATGCGGACGCGATTCTGATGTTCGACGAGGCCGACGCGTTGTTCGGCAAGCGGTCCGAGGTCCATGACGCGCACGACCGGTACGCCAACGTCGAGACGTCGTACCTGCTGCAACGGATGGAGCAGTACGAGGGCATCGCGATTCTCGCGACCAACCTCCGCCAGAACCTGGACGAGGCGTTCACCCGCCGGCTGCAGTTCATCGTCGAGTTCCCCTTCCCCGACGAGGAGTTGCGGGAAGGGATCTGGCGGGTCTGCTTCCCGGCCGCCGCACCGCTGGCCGGGCAGCTCGACTTCGCCGGTCTCGCCCGCGACTTCCGGCTCTCGGGCGCGAACATCCGGAACGCGGCTCTGCACGCGGCGTTCCTGGCGGCCGGCCGGGGTGAGCCGATCGGGATGCCGCATCTGCGGCAGGCGATCCACCGCGAGTTCCAGAAGCTCGGCCGGGTGCGGCCGGACCTGGCCGTCGACCAGGGTTGGTGA